The following are from one region of the Arachis duranensis cultivar V14167 chromosome 10, aradu.V14167.gnm2.J7QH, whole genome shotgun sequence genome:
- the LOC107468113 gene encoding heat shock 70 kDa protein yields MATSSSSSSRSSNNGKAIGIDLGTTYSCVAVWQNNHVDVIPNEQGNRTTPSCVSFTDTQRLLGDAAINQLSLNPLNTVFDAKRLIGRRFNDHSVQEDMKLWPFKVVPDPNNNNKPLILVNYKCEERYLAPEEVSSMVLFKMKEVAEAYLGHSVKNAVITVPAYFNNSQRQATKDAGKIAGLNVMRIINEPTAAAIAYGFDKKSWREGEKNVLVFDLGGGTFDVSLVTIDEGMFKVKATLGDTHLGGEDFDNKMVNHCVELVKGKYKKDISGNAKALRRLRSHCERAKRNLSSISQTRIEIDALHEGIDLYLTVTRAAFEELNKDLFKKCMETVEKCLIEAKVDKSQVHEIVLVGGSTRIPKVQQLLKEMFCVNGMVKELCKSINADEAVAYGAAVQAAILSGERDKNVEELLLLDVLPLSLGIEASGGAMSVLIPKNTMIPTKKERVFYPSYEDQSSVMIKVFEGEEPKTKDNVFLGKLELQAPRGTSQINVCFDINIDGILEVTAEDKSSRVKKTIKINHRNGRLRPEELKRMVRDAEKFKEDDEEVKKKEKAKNSLENYAYEMKQKLKNLEKKIEEAIEWLERNQLAEAEEFEFRKQELEDDLKSDFVSNVVPNPDESKVPIWCTWRVPPSGWVCLNTDGSMFQNRNNNNKAACGGLVRDSSGSFLGGFSVKLDHATSVTMAELWGVVHGLNLAWDLGCRKVKVDIDSGNALGLVRNCPVANDPAFGLVSEINALVRRDWLVEFSHILRESNRAADKMAHLGHTLDSGLSVKRFMEAPSAVVDILNDDVAGVPLQRGVHAR; encoded by the exons ggcaAAGCCATAGGAATTGATCTTGGCACAACCTACAGCTGTGTCGCAGTGTGGCAGAACAACCACGTTGACGTCATTCCAAACGAACAAGGCAACCGCACCACTCCTTCTTGCGTTTCATTCACTGACACTCAAAGATTACTAGGCGATGCCGCCATTAACCAACTCTCCTTGAATCCACTCAACACTGTCTTCGATGCCAAACGCTTGATCGGTCGCAGGTTCAACGACCACTCAGTTCAAGAGGACATGAAGCTGTGGCCTTTTAAGGTTGTCCCTGatcccaacaacaacaacaaaccaCTCATTCTTGTTAACTATAAGTGTGAAGAGAGATACCTTGCACCTGAAGAGGTGTCTTCCATGGTGCTCTTCAAGATGAAGGAGGTTGCTGAAGCTTACTTAGGCCATTCTGTGAAGAATGCAGTCATCACTGTCCCTGCTTACTTCAACAACTCTCAGAGACAAGCCACCAAAGACGCCGGAAAAATTGCCGGCCTTAACGTTATGAGGATCATAAACGAGCCTACTGCTGCTGCCATTGCTTATGGCTTCGACAAGAAGAGTTGGAGGGAAG GTGAGAAGAATGTGCTTGTGTTTGATCTTGGTGGTGGCACTTTCGATGTTTCATTGGTAACAATTGATGAAGGGATGTTCAAGGTGAAGGCCACTTTGGGAGACACACATTTGGGAGGTGAAGATTTTGATAACAAAATGGTGAACCATTGTGTTGAATTGGTCAAAGGAAAGTACAAGAAGGACATTAGTGGGAATGCGAAAGCTTTGAGGAGGTTAAGGTCACATTGTGAGAGGGCCAAGaggaatctctcttccatttcaCAAACAAGAATCGAAATCGATgctttgcacgaagggattgaTCTTTACCTCACTGTTACTAGAGCTGCATTTGAGGAATTGAACAAGGACTTGTTCAAGAAGTGCATGGAGACAGTGGAGAAATGCCTAATTGAGGCTAAG GTTGACAAAAGCCAAGTACACGAGATTGTTCTTGTTGGTGGCTCTACTAGAATTCCGAAAGTTCAGCAACTCTTGAAGGAGATGTTTTGTGTCAATGGTATGGTTAAAGAGCTTTGCAAAAGCATCAATGCCGATGAGGCCGTGGCGTATGGTGCTGCAGTTCAGGCAGCCATATTGAGTGGTGAAAGAGACAAGAACGTGGAGGAGCTCTTGTTGCTTGATGTGTTGCCGCTAAGCCTTGGAATTGAAGCTTCCGGTGGAGCCATGTCGGTTTTGATTCCTAAGAATACCATGATTCCCACCAAAAAAGAGAGGGTTTTTTATCCTTCATATGAGGATCAAAGCAGTGTTATGATCAAAGtgtttgaaggagaagaaccaAAAACCAAGGATAATGTCTTTCTCGGGAAGCTTGAGCTCCAAGCACCAAGAGGAACCTCACAGATCAATGTTTGCTTCGATATAAACATTGATGGCATTCTTGAGGTCACGGCTGAAGACAAAAGTTCGAGGGTGAAGAAAACGATCAAGATCAACCACAGGAATGGAAGGTTGAGGCCAGAAGAGTTGAAGAGAATGGTGAGAGATGCAGAGAAGTTTAAGGAAGATGATGAGGaagtaaagaagaaggagaaggcaaAGAACTCGCTTGAAAACTATGCATATGAAATGAAGCAAAAATTGAAGAATCTAGAGAAGAAAATTGAGGAGGCAATAGAATGGTTAGAGAGGAACCAGTTAGCAGAAGCAGAGGAATTTGAGTTCAGGAAGCAAGAACTGGAAGATGATCTGAAATCAGATTTTGTATCTAACGTTGTTCCAAACCCTGATGAGTCCAAGGTTCCAATATGGTGTACTTGGAGGGTTCCACCAAGTGGTTGGGTTTGTCTCAACACTGATGGTTCAATGTTCCAGAAcagaaacaataacaacaaagcAGCATGTGGGGGTCTAGTTCGAGATTCCTCGGGTAGTTTCCTAGGTGGTTTTTCTGTTAAGTTAGATCATGCCACGTCAGTTACAATGGCAGAGTTGTGGGGTGTTGTTCATGGACTCAATCTGGCTTGGGATCTTGGGTGTAGAAAAGTGAAGGTGGATATTGATTCTGGAAATGCTCTTGGATTGGTGAGGAATTGTCCTGTGGCTAATGATCCTGCATTTGGGTTGGTTTCTGAGATTAATGCACTTGTGAGAAGGGATTGGTTGGTGGAATTCTCTCATATACTTAGAGAATCTAATCGTGCTGCTGATAAAATGGCTcatttgggacacactttggaTTCGGGTCTTAGTGTGAAGCGGTTCATGGAGGCACCCTCTGCTGTTGTTGACATTCTTAATGATGATGTTGCTGGTGTTCCTTTACAACGTGGTGTTCATGCTCGTTAG